Below is a window of Myroides profundi DNA.
AAGACAAACAAGAAGAATCTTCTACAACAGAAACTCCTATAGAGGAAACAACAACTTCTGTTAATGAAGGAGAAGAGGAACCTGCAGCTATAGTAGATGAGGCTGTAGTAGAAGGAGAGGAAGATTATTATGACCCTACAGTTTATCCAACTTCTTTTAAGTTTAAGCATGATTTAATTATGACAGGTGATTATCATGAGGGAGAAATAGTAGATAACGTAAGTAGTAAGTCTTGGGTAGGATTAGTAAAGGAAACAGATGGTACATATAGTGTACATAAAGTAAATCCTACTACTAAACTAATACATGATGTAGTATTAGATGAGGTAGGAGAAATGACAGGGGTAAAAGTCTCTGCTAAGAGTGTGGGTGAAGTGGTGTTCATGACGAATGAAGGAGTATTAACTCAAGGTAGTAACTTAGAAACAGTTAATTTGCCTAAGACTATCTATCCAGGCGAGAGCAAAGATTTTATATTTAAGGGAAAAACCTATACTCTCTTCGCTAAAGGAGAAAAAGGAGCAGCCTATACTTACCAAAATGAAGAAGGAGAAGAGGTACAAGGGTATGAGATTAAAAAATACAGTTTATTCTTAAAAGTTAAGGGACAAGATAAGGTAATCACTTTATTAGATTTATCAAGTTTAGAAGAAGCTACTCCAACAATTGACTTTGTAGGAGATTTAAATGGAGATGGAAATATTGATTTTCTAATTAATACTACTTATAACTATAATATGAGTAGATATACGTTGTATCTATCAGAAGGTAAATCAGGAGCAGTAACAGTAAAACCTGTTGCGGCTTTAGTGAATTTAGGATGTTAGTAAACAACCAATACAAATAAAAGAGGCTGTCCATGGACAGCCTCTTTTATTTGTATTTAGAATATTCTCTTTTAGTATGTACAATAGCGAGAATGATAATTTTCATTTTATCTTCCTCTACAATATAATGTATGTGATAAGGGAATTGTTTTAACTTATGTAGACGTACATTATTATAGACTATATCATTACTGAAAGGGTATAATATTATGTTCTCTTTTGCTTTTTGTAACTGTTGTATAAATTCTTTTGCAAGTTTGTGTGATATACTTTTGTAGTAATCAAAGGCAAATCTAATATCTTGTTCAACTAAAGAATTGTTTACCAATATATACACTATAGCTCTTTTTCAAATTT
It encodes the following:
- a CDS encoding type II toxin-antitoxin system RelE/ParE family toxin, whose translation is MYILVNNSLVEQDIRFAFDYYKSISHKLAKEFIQQLQKAKENIILYPFSNDIVYNNVRLHKLKQFPYHIHYIVEEDKMKIIILAIVHTKREYSKYK